In Ilumatobacter fluminis, the following proteins share a genomic window:
- a CDS encoding PIG-L deacetylase family protein, whose product MSDVVAPLEIFPEDWRRGLAVVAHPDDMEYGAAAAVARWTRQGKEISYVLVTDGEAGIATMPPVEVGPLRRQEQIDSCAVVGVDEVEFLGLPDGSVVEGLDLRADLAAAIRRHRPEVVLSINFRDSWGGHSWNHADHRAVGRALLDAVRDAANPWMFPERGAAWSGVQFVAFSGSPEPTHAVDTTETFDAGVRSLEAHRVYLEHLGGDMASPDAFLRGAAESTGPRIGVELAAAFELVG is encoded by the coding sequence ATGTCGGACGTGGTGGCACCGTTGGAGATCTTCCCCGAGGACTGGCGTCGAGGTCTCGCCGTCGTCGCTCACCCCGACGACATGGAGTACGGCGCCGCCGCTGCCGTCGCACGATGGACCCGACAGGGCAAGGAGATCTCGTACGTCCTCGTCACCGACGGCGAAGCCGGCATCGCCACGATGCCCCCGGTCGAGGTCGGCCCACTGCGGCGCCAGGAACAGATCGACAGCTGTGCGGTCGTCGGGGTCGACGAGGTCGAGTTCCTGGGGCTGCCCGACGGGTCGGTCGTCGAGGGACTCGATCTTCGTGCCGATCTCGCCGCCGCCATCCGACGCCACCGACCCGAGGTCGTGCTGTCGATCAACTTCCGCGACTCCTGGGGCGGCCACAGCTGGAACCACGCCGACCACCGAGCCGTCGGTCGTGCCCTGCTCGACGCAGTTCGCGACGCGGCCAACCCGTGGATGTTCCCCGAACGAGGCGCCGCGTGGTCGGGGGTCCAGTTCGTCGCGTTCAGCGGGAGTCCCGAACCGACGCATGCCGTCGACACGACGGAGACCTTCGACGCCGGTGTGCGCTCGCTCGAAGCGCACCGGGTCTACCTCGAACACCTCGGTGGCGACATGGCGTCGCCCGATGCGTTCCTGCGCGGTGCGGCCGAATCGACCGGTCCCCGCATCGGCGTCGAACTCGCCGCCGCCTTCGAACTCGTCGGCTAG
- the lgt gene encoding prolipoprotein diacylglyceryl transferase, whose protein sequence is MNTLAATIGAIVASIPSPPSGSISIGPLDLRAYGLMIALGVIAAVWLCGRLLEQKGAGTTDDVSAIAIWGVGAGIIGARLYHVATDWERFEDNLGAIPKIWEGGLGIPGGLLFGVIVGMWQAKRRGIEPLVMLTCAAPAIALAQAIGRWGNWFNQELYGRATDLPWALEIDDDHLPAGYESGTTFHPTFLYESMWNFALAGFLIWVDRRFRLAPGRLMAVYLMGYGTGRFWIEGLRIDPADEIAGLRFNQWVSLVAIAAGALWLFLTRGQKWPETPVAGDADGTDGTVADPVRVDEPDTADDAPDGAALDVDD, encoded by the coding sequence GTGAACACGCTCGCCGCGACCATCGGCGCCATCGTCGCGTCGATCCCGAGCCCGCCGTCGGGCTCGATCTCGATCGGTCCGCTCGACCTGCGCGCCTACGGCCTCATGATCGCGCTCGGCGTGATCGCCGCGGTCTGGCTGTGTGGCCGCCTGCTCGAACAGAAGGGCGCCGGCACCACCGACGACGTCAGCGCGATCGCGATCTGGGGCGTCGGCGCCGGCATCATCGGTGCCCGGCTCTACCACGTCGCCACCGACTGGGAGCGCTTCGAGGACAACCTCGGCGCGATCCCGAAGATCTGGGAAGGCGGCCTCGGTATCCCGGGCGGGCTCCTGTTCGGTGTGATCGTCGGCATGTGGCAGGCGAAGCGACGCGGCATCGAGCCGCTGGTGATGCTCACCTGCGCGGCCCCGGCGATCGCTCTCGCCCAGGCGATCGGGCGCTGGGGGAACTGGTTCAACCAGGAGCTCTACGGACGTGCGACCGATCTGCCGTGGGCGCTCGAGATCGACGACGACCACCTCCCGGCCGGCTACGAGTCGGGCACCACGTTCCACCCGACGTTCCTCTACGAATCGATGTGGAACTTCGCCCTTGCCGGATTCCTCATCTGGGTCGACCGGAGGTTCCGGCTGGCCCCCGGCCGCCTGATGGCCGTCTATCTGATGGGCTACGGCACCGGCCGGTTCTGGATCGAAGGGCTTCGCATCGACCCGGCCGACGAGATAGCCGGCCTCCGGTTCAACCAGTGGGTGTCGCTGGTCGCCATCGCCGCCGGCGCCCTGTGGCTGTTCCTCACCCGCGGCCAGAAGTGGCCCGAGACGCCGGTCGCCGGCGACGCCGACGGGACCGACGGGACCGTCGCCGACCCCGTGCGGGTCGACGAGCCCGACACGGCCGACGACGCACCCGACGGCGCAGCACTCGACGTCGACGACTGA
- a CDS encoding alpha/beta hydrolase: MTATPSVLPGCEAVSHANGSAVGVVVIHGFTGSPFSVRGVADAMIAASFDVEVPRLPGHGTTIDDMLPTTWADWSAEVAAARARLAARVDHVVLAGQSMGATLALASALDDPSIAGMVCINPLTRPRTADEIEMIDDLLEDGFGVAPGGSSDIADPDSHDISYEGTPLAPIRSLVVDGVAPISTRFGELAMPLRLFSSRTDHVVDPADGDHLADSWGGPVERTFLERSYHVATRDYDREVVERGSVDFVREVTS, translated from the coding sequence GTGACGGCGACGCCCTCCGTGCTCCCCGGCTGCGAAGCGGTCTCCCACGCCAACGGTTCCGCCGTCGGCGTCGTGGTGATCCACGGCTTCACGGGAAGCCCGTTCTCGGTTCGCGGGGTTGCCGACGCCATGATCGCCGCCTCGTTCGACGTCGAGGTGCCACGCCTGCCCGGCCACGGCACCACCATCGACGACATGCTCCCGACCACGTGGGCCGATTGGTCGGCCGAGGTCGCCGCCGCCCGAGCCCGGCTGGCCGCCCGCGTCGACCACGTCGTCCTGGCCGGGCAGAGCATGGGTGCGACGCTGGCGCTCGCGTCGGCGCTCGACGACCCGTCGATCGCCGGCATGGTGTGCATCAACCCGCTCACCCGGCCACGCACCGCCGACGAGATCGAGATGATCGACGATCTGCTCGAGGACGGTTTCGGTGTGGCCCCCGGTGGCTCGTCCGACATCGCCGACCCCGACTCGCACGACATCTCGTACGAGGGAACGCCCCTCGCACCGATCCGCTCGCTCGTCGTCGACGGCGTCGCCCCGATCTCGACCCGGTTCGGCGAACTCGCCATGCCGCTGCGCCTGTTCTCGTCGCGCACCGATCACGTGGTCGACCCGGCCGACGGAGACCACCTCGCCGACTCCTGGGGTGGCCCCGTCGAGCGCACCTTCCTCGAGCGCAGCTATCACGTCGCCACCCGCGACTACGACCGAGAGGTCGTCGAGCGCGGATCCGTCGACTTCGTCCGGGAGGTCACCTCGTGA
- a CDS encoding TetR/AcrR family transcriptional regulator: protein MGGTSGTASASTGERAGERRLTEQGRERKEQLVAAAMELFADRGYAATRISDICAEAGVAKGLFYWYFPTKVDLFNELVRTMRQRLRRAQAEAMAAESSALDKIRAGTEASVGFIAEHAHYFALVEVERADPAVTEALKSTNRVYRDDVVALIRQAQADGEVADGDPRLLALGVLGAVSSFGSAFRNGQIDLDPDDLAPFVGRWVVGALRA from the coding sequence ATGGGAGGCACGTCGGGCACCGCATCGGCATCGACCGGCGAACGTGCCGGCGAGCGGCGGCTGACCGAACAGGGCCGCGAGCGCAAGGAGCAGCTCGTCGCCGCCGCGATGGAGCTGTTCGCCGACCGCGGCTACGCCGCCACCCGTATCAGCGACATCTGTGCCGAGGCCGGTGTCGCGAAGGGGCTCTTCTACTGGTACTTCCCGACCAAGGTCGATCTGTTCAACGAACTCGTCCGCACGATGCGGCAGCGATTGCGGCGCGCCCAGGCCGAGGCGATGGCGGCGGAGTCGTCGGCGCTCGACAAGATCCGCGCCGGCACCGAGGCGAGCGTCGGGTTCATCGCCGAACACGCCCACTACTTCGCACTGGTCGAGGTCGAACGCGCCGATCCGGCGGTCACCGAGGCGCTCAAGAGCACGAACCGCGTCTACCGCGACGACGTGGTCGCGTTGATCCGACAGGCCCAGGCCGACGGCGAGGTCGCGGACGGCGACCCACGACTGCTGGCGCTCGGCGTGCTGGGGGCCGTGTCGTCGTTCGGCAGCGCCTTCCGGAACGGCCAGATCGATCTCGACCCCGACGACCTCGCCCCGTTCGTCGGCCGGTGGGTGGTCGGCGCACTGCGCGCCTGA
- a CDS encoding HD domain-containing phosphohydrolase has protein sequence MESKTTTADSGASPAVRELLERAAHARHSQPEDARNYALQARVVARAEGDRAGEAEALYRLASLAHLGGDPEDAFGLAMEASEVAQSCGAGLVDAWATHLLGIIHYQASNFSEALDHCLRALDTYQAAVDGADGVDSGNILNTIAAIYHSMGDNDRAIVTYEQALAVAEPFGRQEFVALILGNVARIRASRSEYLPAVSLGRRAVEIARENSPSIVANLLADLAESYMGLADHQKAAECFAEARRSLAEQSEEGTEPTTAAQLALMTAEGRVALRRGALDEAIAVLQAALDMSERTEAKEYELEINDLLATAFKRSGRFEEALERREVHDDEYRKIFTHAADLRLRTLQVAHETQNARAEAEILRLRTTDRSDTTPSIVVRPEHESLHLEAFEQLAILTEFRDADTGAHTDRVGDLAAEIGHAIGKSPEWCELMRLAARLHDIGKVAVPDSVLFKTGPLTVEEYEMMKSHTSMGHRILSGNSAPLFQMAAEIAQSHHEWWDGSGYPLGLSHQSIALSGRIVAVADVYDALCSKRPYKRAWAKDEAARFVVSGRNGQFDPEVVDAFVSVISARDPELGEQLK, from the coding sequence GTGGAGTCGAAGACAACGACCGCGGATTCGGGCGCGTCGCCCGCCGTGCGCGAACTGCTCGAGCGAGCGGCGCACGCGCGGCACAGCCAGCCCGAGGACGCCCGCAACTATGCGTTGCAGGCTCGCGTGGTCGCCCGCGCCGAAGGCGACCGTGCGGGCGAGGCCGAGGCCCTCTACCGACTTGCGAGTCTGGCCCACCTGGGCGGCGACCCCGAAGACGCCTTCGGTCTCGCAATGGAGGCCAGCGAGGTCGCCCAGTCGTGCGGCGCCGGGCTGGTCGACGCATGGGCGACCCACCTGCTCGGCATCATCCACTACCAGGCATCGAACTTCTCCGAGGCGCTCGACCACTGCCTGCGTGCCCTCGACACCTATCAGGCCGCCGTCGACGGCGCCGACGGGGTCGACAGCGGCAACATCCTCAACACGATCGCGGCGATCTATCACTCGATGGGCGACAACGACCGGGCGATCGTCACCTACGAGCAGGCGCTCGCCGTCGCCGAACCGTTCGGTCGCCAGGAGTTCGTCGCGCTCATCCTCGGCAACGTCGCACGCATCCGGGCCTCACGCTCCGAGTACCTCCCCGCCGTGTCGCTCGGCCGACGAGCGGTCGAGATCGCTCGCGAGAACAGCCCCTCGATCGTCGCCAACCTGCTCGCCGACCTGGCCGAGTCGTACATGGGCTTGGCCGACCACCAGAAGGCCGCCGAGTGTTTCGCCGAGGCGCGGCGCTCACTCGCCGAACAGTCCGAGGAAGGCACCGAGCCCACCACGGCGGCGCAGCTCGCCTTGATGACGGCCGAAGGGCGGGTCGCCCTCCGCCGTGGTGCCCTCGACGAGGCGATCGCCGTGCTCCAGGCGGCGCTCGACATGTCGGAGCGCACCGAGGCCAAGGAATACGAACTCGAGATCAACGACCTGCTGGCCACTGCGTTCAAGCGCAGCGGACGGTTCGAGGAAGCGCTCGAACGTCGTGAGGTGCACGACGACGAGTACCGCAAGATCTTCACGCACGCGGCCGACCTCCGGTTGCGCACCCTGCAAGTCGCCCACGAGACCCAGAACGCCCGCGCCGAGGCCGAGATCCTCCGGCTGCGGACGACCGATCGCAGCGACACGACGCCGTCGATCGTGGTGCGTCCCGAGCACGAGTCGCTCCACCTCGAAGCGTTCGAACAACTGGCGATCCTCACCGAGTTCCGCGACGCCGACACCGGCGCGCACACCGATCGCGTCGGCGACCTCGCCGCCGAGATCGGTCACGCCATCGGCAAGTCGCCCGAGTGGTGCGAACTGATGCGGCTGGCCGCACGCCTCCACGACATCGGCAAGGTCGCCGTGCCCGACTCGGTGCTCTTCAAGACCGGTCCGCTGACCGTCGAGGAGTACGAGATGATGAAGTCGCACACCTCGATGGGGCACCGCATCCTGTCGGGTAACTCGGCACCGCTGTTCCAGATGGCGGCCGAGATCGCGCAATCGCACCACGAGTGGTGGGACGGCAGCGGCTACCCGCTCGGGTTGAGTCATCAGTCGATCGCATTGAGCGGGCGGATCGTCGCCGTCGCCGACGTGTACGACGCCTTGTGCAGCAAGCGCCCGTACAAGCGGGCGTGGGCGAAGGACGAAGCGGCACGGTTCGTGGTGTCGGGCCGCAACGGCCAGTTCGACCCCGAGGTGGTCGACGCGTTCGTGTCGGTGATCTCGGCACGAGACCCCGAACTCGGCGAACAGCTGAAGTAG
- a CDS encoding M48 family metalloprotease, which produces MEPAVDARGRHLERSALTALLPVVALLPFWLLAMVVIWLPVRLIVDIPIWVLPLVWLVAGSLLFIPSVQVAVLSPLFGARQPTEEEQAIIAPIWRDLAIAANLPSYRYAIRVIDSDELNAFACGGHLVVVTTFALEELTDRELSGVLAHELSHHLGFHTFALTVGHWLSLPVIALARIGFFFQNVARAATDSFVSHSAALTALGRIASGILYAISWVFLAALYASDALGNLVGHGSEFEADRRAVRMGYGRALADALRQVIRLGGGTRTVGWRARLTTSHPPARTRVARIEAMMRHPSQ; this is translated from the coding sequence ATGGAGCCGGCGGTCGACGCCCGAGGACGGCACCTCGAGCGGTCTGCGCTCACGGCGTTGCTCCCTGTCGTCGCGCTCCTCCCCTTCTGGCTGCTCGCGATGGTCGTGATCTGGCTGCCGGTCCGCCTGATCGTCGACATCCCGATCTGGGTGCTGCCGCTCGTGTGGCTCGTGGCCGGATCGTTGCTGTTCATCCCGTCGGTGCAGGTCGCCGTGCTGAGTCCGCTGTTCGGAGCGAGGCAGCCCACCGAGGAGGAGCAGGCGATCATCGCCCCGATCTGGCGCGACCTGGCGATCGCCGCGAACCTGCCGTCGTACCGGTACGCGATCCGGGTGATCGACTCCGACGAACTCAACGCGTTCGCCTGCGGCGGACACCTCGTGGTGGTCACCACGTTCGCGCTCGAGGAACTCACCGATCGCGAGCTCTCGGGCGTGTTGGCGCACGAGCTCAGTCATCACCTCGGCTTCCACACGTTTGCGCTCACCGTCGGACACTGGCTCTCGCTGCCGGTCATCGCGCTGGCGCGGATCGGATTCTTCTTCCAGAACGTCGCTCGAGCCGCCACCGATTCGTTCGTGTCGCACTCAGCTGCGCTCACCGCGCTGGGTCGAATCGCCTCCGGCATCCTCTACGCGATCTCGTGGGTGTTCCTCGCCGCGTTGTACGCATCGGATGCGCTCGGGAATCTCGTGGGCCACGGGTCGGAGTTCGAAGCCGACCGGCGCGCCGTGCGGATGGGGTACGGCCGAGCGCTCGCCGACGCGCTGCGTCAGGTCATCCGCCTGGGTGGCGGCACCCGGACGGTCGGTTGGCGAGCCCGCCTCACCACCTCGCACCCGCCGGCTCGCACCCGGGTCGCCCGCATCGAAGCGATGATGCGGCACCCCAGCCAATAA
- the ybaK gene encoding Cys-tRNA(Pro) deacylase produces the protein MTPAINELDAAGIAYTTHEYEHDGDGHDFGMEAATKLGLDPDQVFKTLLVTADGEQAVAIVPVSGKLALKAVGRALGAKRVEMCDPSVAERITGYVRGGISPFGQKKRLRTVVDEIATVYDVVYVSGGKRGLDIGVAPADLVTHLDAVVADVAAG, from the coding sequence GTGACCCCGGCGATCAACGAACTCGATGCCGCCGGCATCGCCTACACGACGCACGAATACGAGCACGACGGCGACGGGCACGACTTCGGGATGGAGGCGGCGACCAAGCTCGGCCTCGACCCCGACCAGGTGTTCAAGACGCTCCTCGTCACCGCGGACGGCGAGCAGGCGGTCGCCATCGTCCCGGTGAGCGGAAAGCTCGCCCTCAAAGCCGTCGGCCGGGCGCTCGGTGCGAAGCGGGTCGAGATGTGCGACCCGTCCGTCGCCGAACGGATCACCGGCTACGTGCGCGGCGGCATCAGCCCGTTCGGTCAGAAGAAGCGGCTCCGCACGGTCGTCGACGAGATCGCCACCGTCTACGACGTCGTGTACGTCAGCGGCGGCAAACGCGGCCTCGACATCGGCGTCGCACCGGCCGATCTCGTCACCCACCTCGACGCGGTCGTCGCCGACGTCGCCGCCGGCTGA
- a CDS encoding acyl-CoA thioesterase yields the protein MRISVDPSLDPASYGFTHQLRVRFAETDAMGIVHHSRYLPMLEEARVAYLRHIGHPYDEIRAEGVDMSVIEAWCQYRKPLRFDDVVDVHLDVATVERASFQMSYLLTVEGEVRATGVTAHGCVTTEGRPTRVPTWLRDLV from the coding sequence GTGCGTATCTCGGTCGACCCGTCTCTCGATCCCGCCTCGTACGGCTTCACGCACCAGCTGCGTGTCCGCTTCGCGGAGACCGACGCGATGGGGATCGTGCACCACAGCCGGTACCTGCCGATGCTCGAAGAAGCACGGGTCGCGTACCTCCGGCACATCGGCCACCCGTACGACGAGATCCGGGCCGAGGGGGTCGACATGAGCGTGATCGAGGCGTGGTGTCAGTACCGCAAACCGTTGCGGTTCGACGACGTCGTCGACGTACACCTCGACGTGGCGACGGTGGAACGGGCCTCGTTCCAGATGAGCTACCTGCTCACGGTCGAGGGCGAGGTTCGGGCAACGGGGGTCACGGCCCACGGCTGCGTGACCACCGAGGGTCGGCCCACCCGGGTGCCGACCTGGCTCCGCGACCTCGTCTGA